The Nocardioides sp. cx-173 genome segment GCAGGCCTAAGGATGCGGCGTAGGCTGCAATCTTGTGCTTGCCAACTACCTGATCGGCCTCCGCGAGGGGCTGGAGGCCGCGCTCGTGGTCTCGATCCTCGTGGCCTATCTGGTCAAGACCGAGCGCCGGCACCTGCTGCCGCGGATCTGGCTCGGCGTCGCGGTCGCGATCGCGCTCAGCGTCGCCGTGACCCTCGGGCTGGGCCTGCAGTCGCGCAAGTTCACCTTCGAGACCCAGGAGCTCATCGGCGGCACCCTGTCCCTGGTCGCGGTCGCGTTCGTGACCTGGATGATCTTCTGGATGGCCGGCGCGGCGCGCACCATCGGCAGCGAGCTGCGCGGGCGCATCGACGTCGCGGCCGACGGTCGCGCGTGGTCGCTGGTCGTCGTGGCGTTCCTCGCCGTCGGCCGCGAGGGGCTCGAGACCGCGCTGATCCTGTGGACCAACACCCAGGCCGCCATCGGCCGGGACCTGGCGCCCACCGCCCAGCAGACCGCCGAGCCGCTCATCGCGGCGCTGGCCGGCATCCTCACCGCCGTCGTCCTCGGCTACCTCATCTACCGCGGCGCCATCTCGATCAACCTCACCCGCTTCTTCACCTGGACCGGCGCGTTCCTGATCGTCGTCGCGGCCGGCGTCCTGGCCTACGGCGTGCACGACCTGCAGGAGGCGGGCTTCCTGCCGGGCCTGCACACCCTCGCCTTCGACGTCAGCCACATCATCGCGCCCGGCTCCTGGTACGGCACCCTGCTCAAGGGCGTCTTCAACTTCTCGCCCGCCACGACGGTGCTCGAGGCGATCGCCTGGGTGGCCTACGTCGTGCCCGTCTCCTACCTGTTCTTCCGCATGACGCGGCGCCGTACGGCCGCCTCGTCCCGGCCCACCTCCGTCCCCGAAGGAAGCAACCTGTGAAGTCTCTGACCTGGCTGGCCGCCGGCCTGCTCGTCGCCGCGCCCGTCCTCGCCGCCTGTGGCACCGAGAGCACCGAGCCGTCGGGCGGCGGGGGCGGCGCCGGCGGTGACGCCCGCGCGCTGGCGGTCGACTCCACCGACGAGGAGTGCACGGTCTCCGCCACCGAGGCGCCTGCCGGCACGCTCACCTTCGACGTGACCAACAACGGCTCGCAGGTCACCGAGTTCTACCTGCTCGCAGAGGACGGTCTGCGGATCGTCGCCGAGGTCGAGAACATCGGGCCCAGCATCACCCGGCCGCTGACCGCCAAGGTCCCGGCCGGCTCCTACGTCACCGCGTGCAAGCCCGGGATGGCCGGCGACGGGATCCGCGCCGACTTCACCGTCACGGAGTCCGACGAGGACGTCGAGGTGAGCGAGGACGAGGAGGCCCTGGTCACGGCCGCCCAGGACAACTACGCCGCCTACGTGCAGGACCAGTCCGACCAGCTGCTCGTGAAGACCCGCGAGTTCGTCGCGCTCTACCAGGCCGGCGACAAGGACGACGAGGCCCGCGCCCTGTACGCCGACGCCCGCACCCACTGGGAGCGCATCGAGACCGTGGCCGAGTCGTTCGGCGACCTCGACCCGAAGATGGACGCCCGCGAGGCCGACCTCGAGCCCGGCCAGAAGTGGACCGGCTGGCACCTCATCGAGAAGGACCTGTGGCCGGCGCGTGCGGGCAAGTACCAGGCACTGACCGCCAAGGAGCGCGCCTTCTACGCCGACGACCTGCTCGCCAACACCGAGACGCTCGACGGGCGCATCCAGGAGCTCACCTTCACGGTCGACCAGATCGCCAACGGCTCGCGCGGCCTGCTCGAGGAGGTCGCGACCGGCAAGGTCACCGGCGAGGAGGAGTACTGGTCGCGGACCGACCTGTGGGACTTCCAGGCCAACGTCGACGGCGCCAAGGTCGGCTTCGACGGGGTCAAGCCGCTGCTGGAGCAGAAGGACCCCGAGCTCGCGACCCAGCTCGAGAGCCGCTTCGCCGAGCTGCAGACCCTGCTCGACGCGCAGCGGACCGAGGACGGCTTCCGCTACTACGACGAGCTGTCGGCCGAGGAGATCAAGGCGTTCTCGGACGCGGTCAACGCCCTGTCCGAGCCGCTCTCGCGCCTGACGGCCGCGGTCCTGGGCTGACCATGGCGCCCCAGGTCTCCCGACGCGGGCTCCTCGGTGGCGGCGTGGCCGCCGCCGGGGTCGCCGGCGCCTTCGCGACCGGTCGGGCGACGGCCGACCCGGAGGCGGTGCTGCAGCACGCCTCGGCCCGCTCCGCGTCGTACGACTTCCGCGGCGCGCACCAGGCCGGCATCGTCACGCCGGCCCAGGACCGGCTGCACTTCGCGGCCCTCGACGTCACCAGCGACTCGCGCGAGGACCTGATCGACCTGCTCCAGCGGTGGACCGCCGCGGCGGAGCGGATGACGAAGGGCGAGGCCGCCGGGGAGATCGGGCCCGTCGAGGGGTCCCTCGACCTGCCGCCCGACGACACCGGCGAGGCCATCGGGCTGCCGGCCAGCGGGCTGACCATCACCTTCGGCTTCGGCCCCGGGCTGTTCCGCGACGCCGAGGGCCGCGACCGCTTCGGCCTGGCGGACCGGCAGCCCGAGGCGCTGCGGACGCTGCCGCACTTCCCGGCCGACAACCTCGACCCCGCCCGCTCCTACGGCGACCTGTGCATCCAGGCCTGCGCCGACGACCCGCAGGTCGCCGTCCACGCGGTGCGCAACCTGGTGCGGCTCGGCTTCGGGACCGTCTCGGTGCGCTGGTCGCAGCTCGGCTTCGGCCGCACGTCGTCGACGTCGACGACCCAGGAGACCCCCCGCAACCTGTTCGGCTTCAAGGACGGCACCGCCAACGTGAAGGCCGAGGAGGAGGCCGCCCTCGGCGAGCACGTCTGGGTCGGCGCGGACGACGACCCGCGCGGCGGCTGGCTGGCCGGCGGCTCCTACCTGGTCGCCCGCCGGATCAACATGACCATCGAGGTCTGGGACCGCCAGCCGCTCGGCGAGCAGGAGCGCTTCGTCGGCCGCACCAAGGGCACCGGCGCGCCGCTGTCGGGAGGCGAGGAGTTCAGCGAGCCCGACTTCGAGATGCCCGGCCGGGGCGGTCCGATCATCCCCGCCGACGCGCACGTGCGCCTGGTCCACCCCGACCGGCACGGCGGCGCCCGGATGCTGCGCCGCGGCTACAACTTCGTCGACGGCAGCGACGCCCTCGGCGGCCTGAACGCCGGGCTGTTCTTCATCGCCTACGTGCGCGACCCGCGCACCGGCTTCATCCCCGTCCAGAACGCCATGGCCAAGAGCGACGCGCTCATGGAGTACCTCAAGACCACCGGCTCCGCACTGTTCGCCGTGCCGCCCGGTGTGCAGCCGGGGGAGTGGGTCGGTCAGTCGCTGTTCGCCTGACTCGAGACTCGGGGACAGACCGGTGCCTCGGCGGTCAGTCTCCGTCGTAGGCCTTCTGCATGGAGGCGATGTCGATCTTGACCATCTGGAGCATCGCCTGGGTGGCGCGGATGTTGGCCTCGGTGGTCAGGTCGCCGCAGAGCTCCTCAAGTTGTGTGGGCACGATCTGCCACGACACCCCGAACTTGTCCTTGCACCAGCCGCACGCCTGCTCCTGGCCGCCGTCGGCGGTGAGCAGGTCCCAGAAATGGTCGACTTCCGCCTGGGTGTCGACGTTGAGGTAGATGGAGAAGGCCTCGTCCAGGGTGAACTCGGCTCCGGCGTTGATCGCGGTGACCGGCATCCCGGCCACGGTGAAGTCGACGATGAACTCGCCCGGCGTCGTCTGCGGCAGTCCTTCGGGTGCGACGACGACGTTGGTGACCTTGGAGTCGGGGATGTGCTGCTCGTAGAAGCGGGCGGCGTCGCCCGCCTTGCCGTTGCTGAACCACAGGTGGGCTCGTGCGGTGACCATGACGACCTCCTCGGGGCGAGCCTCCGGGCGAGGCCGCTGTCGAGTCAGACTCAGGACCGTCCCGGGATTCATCGTCCTGGTGCGCGATCCCCGCGCTGAGGAGTACCTCGGACAGGCGCCTGTCGCCTACGTCCGGGTCTCGAGGATCGCGAGGTCGCGCTCGGCGTAGAGCCGGTGCTCCCACTCCTCGTTGAGGATGGTGCGCAGGCACTGCGCGACCGGGAAGCTCTCCGGCGGCGGCCAGCCCGGGCCGTCGATCGGCTCGGTGTCGCCGTCGAGCGTCTCCTGAGTCAGCTCGTCGAGGTAGCGGCGTACGGCGTCGCGGCGGCTCTCGCGCAGCTCGAGCACCTCCTCGAGGGAGGGTCGAGCGGCGCGGTCGCGGGGGATGCCCGGGGTGTCGGGCATCTGGTCCCATGGCAGCTCGAGCGGGTGCCACGGGGAGGGGTCGCCCAGGATGGCGCGGCTCAGCCACGCGTCCGTGGCGAAGGCGAGGTGGCGCAGGGTCTCGATGAACGACCACTCGCCGTCGACGGACTCGTGCAGCACGGCCGGGTCGAGGCGCCGGGCCCGCTCGACGGTGCCGGCCCAGAGCTCCTCGAGCAGGTCCCAGGCAGCCCGGAAGCCGTCGGGGTCCGTCGGCCGCATCGCCGCCCGGCCGGGATGGCGCCGGTCGAGCTCCTCCTGCACGAAGGAGGCGACGTCGATGCCGTTGACGGTCAGCTTCACCACCTCCCCGACGATGTCGAGGTCGACGATCTCGACGCCGTGCATGCGCACGCCGACCAGGTCGGTGCCGCGGATGGTCATGTCGTACATCTCGGAGTCGATGAGCTCGACGTGCTCGAGGTGGACGCGCTCGAAGCGCGTGTTGCTCAGGTCGACCCGGGTGAGGCGCGAGCCGCTCAGGTCCTCGTCGGTGAAGTCAGCCATGGCCCGACGCTAGACCCGCCCCCCGACACCGTCACCCCCCGTTGACCGAGCAGCGACGAGCGCCAGCGAGGAGCGCCCGTCGAGATCCGGTGACCCGACCAGGAACCCCACACAAAGCCTTGCGCCTCGAACGTCTGTTCGGTTAGTATAGACCATGTCCATCGCGCACCTCGACGACCACCGGCCCAGCGCCGATGGGCCAGGCGCGCCCGAGGACCTGATCGCCGCAGTCCGCCAGGCGCGGACCCGCGCCGACGCCGCCGAGGCCGACCTGCTGCGACTCGGCCTGGCCTGGGCCCACACCCACCTCGAGGACCCCGCCGACGACACCTGGCACGCCGCCCGCAGCCGCGGCGCCTACCACGACGGCGCGCCGCACGTCGAGGACCTGACCGACCCCGGGGTGCTGGAGTGGTTCGGGCTCCCGCGCCTGGCCTGGGACGCGCCGGCCGCGTTCGCGGTGGCCAACCAGATGACCACCACCGCCGGCAAGGCCTACCTGCGCGACGCCCTGACCCTGGCCCACCGCCTGCCCCGCGTCCACGCCCGCGTGCTGGCCGGCCAGGTCCCGGTCTGGCGGGCGCGCCGGATCGCGCAGGCCGTGCTCGGCAAGCCCGCCGACGTGGCCGCCTACGTCGACCTCGAGGTCGCCGAGCGCGCCCACCAGGTCGGCGCCACCACCCTGGACCAGGTCCTGGACGAGGCGATGCTGCGGCTCTACCCCGAGCAGCGCGAGGCCGAGCAGCTCGAGGCCCTCGACCACCGCCACGCCACCGTGCACGAGGGCTCGCTCAACCACACCGGCGTCGCCGAGATGACCCTGCGCGCCGACTGGTCCGACCTCACCGACTTCGACCGCGCCCTGTCCCTGGTCGCGGCCGCGCTGCTGCGTGACGGCTGCACCGAGTCCTTCGACGTACGCCGCGCGATGGCGATCGGCATCCTCGCCGACCCCGCCCGAGCCCTCGCGCTCATCAACGGCGACCAGGCCCCCGTGCCGACCAAGGGCATCGTGGCCTACCTCCACCTGAGCGGCGACGCGCCCCTGGGCTGCGACCCCGTCGCCACCGACGAGACCGGGCGGACCTGGCTGGTCGACACCGTGCGCGAGTGGCTCGCCCGCAACGACCGCTTCGTCACCGTCCGCCCCGTCATCGACCTCAACGACCACTGCGACGGCACCCGCCACCGCCCCGGCGAGACCGACCCGTACGTCCCCTCCCCGCTGATCGCCGAGAAGGTCCGCCTGCGCGATCCGACCTGCGTCTTCCCCTGGTGCACCCGACCTGCCCGCTCCTGCGACCTCGACCACATCACCCCCTACGACCACGGCGGGCCGACCTGCGAGTGCAACCTCGCCGCCCTGTGCCGACATCACCACCGCCTCAAGACCCACGCCGGCTGGACCTACCGACCACTCGCCCCCGGCACCTACCTCTGGCACGACCCCCACGGCCAGAGCTTCCTCACCACACCCCAGGGCACCACCGACCTCACCTACGCTGCCGATACCGGCTGACCGGCGGATAGCATCGCCGCGTGCCAGTGCCGCGCTGGACCTGTCCTATTGCGCGCTGCTGCTCTTCGGCGCCTGGGCCGCCCAGCTCGACCTCTACCTGCGCGTCGGGTGGCTCGACGTGGTCGTCCACGCCGCCGCGACCGGCCTCATCGCCGCCATGGCCTACCTCGCCCTCGTGCGGCTCGGCGCCCTGAGCCTGGCGCGCGACCCGGCCACCCCGCGCTGGCGGCTCGGCCGGGCCGTCGTCACACTGGCCCTCGGCACGTCGCTGGCCGTGGTCTGGGAGATGTGCGAGTGGTTCGGGCACACCCAGATCGACGACCGGATCCAGGTCGGCTACACCGACACCATGGGCGACCTGGTCGCCGGCGGGGTCGGCTCTGCAGTGGCCGCGGTCCTCCTGGCCCGCGGGCTGCTGCTCGCGGATGCGCGCCGATGAGCACCCCGACCGTCTCGGTCGTCATCCCGGTGCGCGACGACGCCGAGGCGCTGCGCGCGTGCCTACGGGCTCCTCGCCCTCCAGACCACGCCCCCGCTCGAGGTGGTCGTCGTGGACAACGGATCGAGCGACGAGTCGGCCGCGGTCGCCCGTGCCGGCGACGCGCCCCTGGGCCGCGACCCCGTCGCCACCGACGAGACCGGGCGCACCTGGCTGGTCGACACCGTGCGCGAGTGGCTCGCCCGCGACGACCGCTTCGTCACCGTCCGCCCCGTCATCGACCTCTGACGACCACTGCGACGGCACCCGCCACTCGGGAAAGTCCACCGGCCCCGCCTCCTACGCGCCGCCACCACTGATCGCGGAGAAGGTCCGCCTGCGCGACCGGACCCTGCGTCTTCCCGAGGTTCACCCGCCCGGCCCGGTCCTGCGACCTCGACCACATCACGCCTTACGACCGTGGCGGGCGGCGTGCGAATGCAACCTGACAAGTTCTTAGACACACCACTGCGGGGTGTCGGTGCTCGCCGTCTCGGGCCGAGCTTGAGAGGGTGTCTCTCGCACCTACAAGGGAGGGCAACGTGGCCGTGCGGATTCCGACCCGCTTCGAGCATCTGCGGGGTGACCCCACGCCGCTGATCGTCGGAGTCGAGCAGGATCTCGCCGCGTTCGAACGGCTCCGCCGGGCGGCAGAGACACAGCAAGGCGGTGTCCTCGGGCTCATGTCGGCTCCATCGGGTACCGGCAAGACCACGGCGGTGTACTCGCTGGCGTCGATCCTGTCGGATCGCTACACCGGTGTGTTCGTCGTTCCGTCAACCGTGCCCATTCGAGAGCTACCTAACTGGCTCGAAGACAATCTCCCGGAGCCAGATGGGCGGACAATCCCCGTCCT includes the following:
- the efeU gene encoding iron uptake transporter permease EfeU, translating into MLANYLIGLREGLEAALVVSILVAYLVKTERRHLLPRIWLGVAVAIALSVAVTLGLGLQSRKFTFETQELIGGTLSLVAVAFVTWMIFWMAGAARTIGSELRGRIDVAADGRAWSLVVVAFLAVGREGLETALILWTNTQAAIGRDLAPTAQQTAEPLIAALAGILTAVVLGYLIYRGAISINLTRFFTWTGAFLIVVAAGVLAYGVHDLQEAGFLPGLHTLAFDVSHIIAPGSWYGTLLKGVFNFSPATTVLEAIAWVAYVVPVSYLFFRMTRRRTAASSRPTSVPEGSNL
- the efeO gene encoding iron uptake system protein EfeO, coding for MKSLTWLAAGLLVAAPVLAACGTESTEPSGGGGGAGGDARALAVDSTDEECTVSATEAPAGTLTFDVTNNGSQVTEFYLLAEDGLRIVAEVENIGPSITRPLTAKVPAGSYVTACKPGMAGDGIRADFTVTESDEDVEVSEDEEALVTAAQDNYAAYVQDQSDQLLVKTREFVALYQAGDKDDEARALYADARTHWERIETVAESFGDLDPKMDAREADLEPGQKWTGWHLIEKDLWPARAGKYQALTAKERAFYADDLLANTETLDGRIQELTFTVDQIANGSRGLLEEVATGKVTGEEEYWSRTDLWDFQANVDGAKVGFDGVKPLLEQKDPELATQLESRFAELQTLLDAQRTEDGFRYYDELSAEEIKAFSDAVNALSEPLSRLTAAVLG
- the efeB gene encoding iron uptake transporter deferrochelatase/peroxidase subunit, with amino-acid sequence MAPQVSRRGLLGGGVAAAGVAGAFATGRATADPEAVLQHASARSASYDFRGAHQAGIVTPAQDRLHFAALDVTSDSREDLIDLLQRWTAAAERMTKGEAAGEIGPVEGSLDLPPDDTGEAIGLPASGLTITFGFGPGLFRDAEGRDRFGLADRQPEALRTLPHFPADNLDPARSYGDLCIQACADDPQVAVHAVRNLVRLGFGTVSVRWSQLGFGRTSSTSTTQETPRNLFGFKDGTANVKAEEEAALGEHVWVGADDDPRGGWLAGGSYLVARRINMTIEVWDRQPLGEQERFVGRTKGTGAPLSGGEEFSEPDFEMPGRGGPIIPADAHVRLVHPDRHGGARMLRRGYNFVDGSDALGGLNAGLFFIAYVRDPRTGFIPVQNAMAKSDALMEYLKTTGSALFAVPPGVQPGEWVGQSLFA
- a CDS encoding VOC family protein, whose product is MVTARAHLWFSNGKAGDAARFYEQHIPDSKVTNVVVAPEGLPQTTPGEFIVDFTVAGMPVTAINAGAEFTLDEAFSIYLNVDTQAEVDHFWDLLTADGGQEQACGWCKDKFGVSWQIVPTQLEELCGDLTTEANIRATQAMLQMVKIDIASMQKAYDGD
- a CDS encoding DinB family protein, which produces MADFTDEDLSGSRLTRVDLSNTRFERVHLEHVELIDSEMYDMTIRGTDLVGVRMHGVEIVDLDIVGEVVKLTVNGIDVASFVQEELDRRHPGRAAMRPTDPDGFRAAWDLLEELWAGTVERARRLDPAVLHESVDGEWSFIETLRHLAFATDAWLSRAILGDPSPWHPLELPWDQMPDTPGIPRDRAARPSLEEVLELRESRRDAVRRYLDELTQETLDGDTEPIDGPGWPPPESFPVAQCLRTILNEEWEHRLYAERDLAILETRT
- a CDS encoding HNH endonuclease signature motif containing protein, with protein sequence MSIAHLDDHRPSADGPGAPEDLIAAVRQARTRADAAEADLLRLGLAWAHTHLEDPADDTWHAARSRGAYHDGAPHVEDLTDPGVLEWFGLPRLAWDAPAAFAVANQMTTTAGKAYLRDALTLAHRLPRVHARVLAGQVPVWRARRIAQAVLGKPADVAAYVDLEVAERAHQVGATTLDQVLDEAMLRLYPEQREAEQLEALDHRHATVHEGSLNHTGVAEMTLRADWSDLTDFDRALSLVAAALLRDGCTESFDVRRAMAIGILADPARALALINGDQAPVPTKGIVAYLHLSGDAPLGCDPVATDETGRTWLVDTVREWLARNDRFVTVRPVIDLNDHCDGTRHRPGETDPYVPSPLIAEKVRLRDPTCVFPWCTRPARSCDLDHITPYDHGGPTCECNLAALCRHHHRLKTHAGWTYRPLAPGTYLWHDPHGQSFLTTPQGTTDLTYAADTG